Proteins encoded together in one Anaerotignum propionicum DSM 1682 window:
- a CDS encoding PadR family transcriptional regulator, which produces MDKGLIGGSSILMLLSLLQEKDYYGYEIIKEIEQRSNSVFQFKEGTLYPVLHRMETQGFLKSYKAKSETGKERKYYQITTKGKEQLAKEKEQWSTFTGSVQKVLGGAGYACT; this is translated from the coding sequence GTGGATAAAGGATTGATTGGTGGCAGCTCTATTTTAATGTTGCTTTCCTTGTTACAGGAAAAGGATTACTATGGCTATGAAATCATTAAAGAAATAGAACAAAGAAGCAACTCTGTTTTTCAATTTAAAGAGGGAACGTTGTACCCAGTTTTACATCGCATGGAAACCCAAGGATTCCTAAAATCTTATAAAGCAAAGTCAGAGACGGGTAAGGAGCGAAAGTATTATCAAATAACAACAAAAGGGAAAGAGCAGCTTGCAAAGGAAAAAGAACAGTGGAGCACCTTTACAGGCTCCGTTCAGAAGGTATTAGGGGGTGCGGGGTATGCATGTACCTGA
- a CDS encoding FeoA family protein produces MPLTLASAGSPQIIKRIGGKDETQRFLSSLGFVTGSEVTVISEFDGNVIVNVKESRVAISKSMANRIMV; encoded by the coding sequence ATGCCACTAACATTAGCAAGTGCAGGAAGTCCACAAATTATTAAGCGTATTGGTGGAAAGGATGAGACACAGCGCTTTTTATCTTCCCTTGGATTTGTAACAGGAAGTGAAGTCACTGTGATTTCCGAATTTGATGGAAATGTTATTGTAAATGTGAAAGAATCCAGAGTTGCAATCAGTAAGTCGATGGCGAATAGAATTATGGTATAA
- a CDS encoding FeoA family protein: MRTLKDAKIGERISVIKVTGEGPVKRRIMDMGITKGVEIFVRKVAPLGDPVEVTVRGYELSLRKADAQMVVIE, from the coding sequence ATGAGAACTTTAAAGGATGCAAAAATAGGTGAACGGATTTCTGTAATTAAAGTTACAGGAGAAGGCCCGGTGAAGCGCAGAATTATGGATATGGGTATTACCAAGGGTGTAGAAATTTTTGTAAGAAAGGTTGCTCCATTGGGTGATCCAGTTGAGGTTACGGTTAGAGGGTATGAGCTTTCTTTAAGAAAAGCAGATGCCCAGATGGTTGTGATTGAGTAA
- a CDS encoding FeoB-associated Cys-rich membrane protein: MTPGTIIVGLILLGVVVAIIRSLRKKKGGCSCGTDCSSCNHCDHS; encoded by the coding sequence ATGACACCGGGAACAATTATTGTAGGGCTGATTTTGCTTGGAGTCGTAGTTGCAATTATAAGAAGTTTGAGGAAGAAGAAGGGTGGATGCAGTTGTGGTACAGATTGTTCTTCCTGCAATCACTGTGACCATTCCTAA
- a CDS encoding AIR synthase family protein has translation MFKIGKIPPEILEDIVMDPIRKNNVKREDVVLRPKTGEDCSVIDLQGELCVLSTDPITGAAKDIGYLAVQINCNDIFSAGGEPVGILLTVLLPEGSNETDLEEIMEGALKGAQELGIEILGGHTEVTNAVCKPIVSAAVIGRSRERRIIQTGGAKVGQDVVMTKWAGLEGTAIIAKEYEKVLCQRLPMELVFSAQNMKEYLSVGRESFIAAQHGATAMHDATEGGILGAVWEVAECSQTGVEIWQDKIPVKEETKLICKEGQIDPLRLISSGTMIITTEHGAELVDKLAKNGISGAIIGKITEKDRILISNQCRELLEEPKSDALYQVKFDSLNY, from the coding sequence ATGTTTAAAATTGGAAAGATTCCTCCGGAAATATTAGAGGATATTGTAATGGATCCTATTAGAAAGAATAATGTGAAGCGTGAAGATGTTGTGCTTCGGCCAAAAACCGGTGAAGATTGTTCCGTAATTGACTTGCAAGGAGAGCTGTGTGTATTGTCTACAGACCCCATTACCGGAGCAGCAAAGGATATTGGATATTTGGCGGTTCAAATAAACTGTAATGATATTTTTTCTGCCGGAGGGGAACCTGTTGGAATTTTGCTTACGGTTCTATTGCCTGAGGGCAGTAATGAGACGGATTTAGAGGAAATAATGGAGGGGGCCTTAAAGGGTGCTCAGGAATTAGGGATTGAGATATTAGGAGGACATACCGAGGTTACCAATGCGGTGTGTAAGCCTATTGTTTCAGCGGCGGTAATCGGGCGCAGCAGGGAAAGAAGAATCATCCAAACAGGTGGTGCGAAGGTTGGTCAGGATGTGGTTATGACCAAGTGGGCTGGGTTGGAAGGAACGGCTATCATTGCTAAGGAATATGAAAAAGTGTTGTGCCAGCGCTTACCCATGGAATTGGTTTTTTCGGCGCAGAATATGAAGGAGTATCTTTCTGTGGGAAGGGAGTCTTTCATTGCGGCACAGCATGGGGCAACGGCGATGCATGATGCCACGGAGGGCGGCATTTTAGGTGCTGTTTGGGAGGTGGCAGAGTGCTCGCAAACAGGGGTAGAAATTTGGCAGGACAAAATCCCTGTTAAAGAAGAAACGAAATTAATTTGTAAAGAAGGGCAGATTGACCCCCTAAGACTAATTTCCAGCGGAACCATGATTATTACTACAGAACATGGTGCTGAACTGGTGGACAAGTTGGCTAAGAATGGGATTTCTGGGGCAATCATAGGGAAAATAACAGAAAAGGATCGCATTTTGATTTCAAATCAGTGCAGAGAGTTGCTGGAAGAACCAAAAAGTGATGCATTATATCAAGTAAAGTTTGATAGCTTAAATTACTAA
- a CDS encoding aminotransferase class I/II-fold pyridoxal phosphate-dependent enzyme yields MRDFVAKNVADLPPSGIRKFFDVVATMSGVVSLGVGEPDFKTPERVRQAAIDLLEEGRTRYTANLGMPALRERIAHYLERRFHTVYNPLDQIMCTIGASEAIDVALRTILEPGDEVLVIEPCYVSYKPSILLQHGVPVVVTTKVENDFKLMPTELERAITPKTKAIILPYPNNPTGAIMEKEDLEKIAPIIVKHDLLVISDEIYAELTYGGKDHVSVASIEGMYERTIVLNGFSKSFAMTGWRLGYAAGPKDLIKQMNKIHAYVVMSAPVMSQQAAIEALRDDALCDEDIRMMREAYDERRKYLIGEFNRLGLTCFEPKGAFYVFPSIQKTGLGSEEFCEKLLFEGGVAVVPGNAFGDCGEGFIRISYAYSMEELKICIQKIEGFLVKK; encoded by the coding sequence ATGAGAGATTTTGTGGCAAAAAACGTTGCAGATTTGCCCCCCTCGGGAATCAGAAAATTTTTTGATGTTGTGGCGACCATGTCGGGCGTTGTTTCTTTGGGGGTTGGTGAACCTGATTTTAAAACACCTGAACGTGTAAGACAGGCAGCCATTGATTTGCTTGAGGAAGGTAGAACCCGCTATACGGCGAATTTGGGTATGCCTGCTTTACGGGAGCGAATTGCCCACTATCTGGAGCGTCGTTTTCATACGGTGTATAATCCTTTAGACCAAATTATGTGTACCATTGGTGCATCGGAGGCCATTGATGTTGCCCTGCGCACAATATTAGAGCCGGGGGACGAGGTGCTGGTAATTGAGCCTTGTTATGTTTCTTATAAGCCATCCATTCTTTTACAGCATGGTGTGCCTGTTGTTGTGACAACGAAGGTTGAAAATGATTTTAAATTGATGCCCACAGAATTGGAAAGAGCGATTACACCAAAAACCAAAGCTATCATTCTGCCTTATCCCAACAATCCCACAGGAGCAATCATGGAAAAAGAGGATTTAGAGAAAATCGCCCCCATAATCGTTAAGCATGATTTGCTGGTTATTTCGGATGAAATTTATGCTGAGTTGACCTATGGCGGAAAAGACCATGTTTCTGTTGCATCCATTGAGGGAATGTATGAAAGAACCATAGTTTTAAATGGTTTTTCCAAGTCCTTTGCAATGACAGGCTGGCGTTTGGGATATGCGGCAGGGCCTAAGGACTTAATCAAACAAATGAATAAAATTCACGCTTATGTGGTAATGAGTGCACCGGTAATGAGCCAACAGGCGGCAATTGAAGCTTTGCGGGACGATGCCCTTTGTGACGAGGATATCCGAATGATGCGGGAAGCATATGACGAGAGAAGAAAGTACTTAATTGGTGAATTTAATAGACTTGGACTGACCTGCTTTGAACCGAAGGGTGCATTTTATGTATTTCCTTCCATTCAAAAAACAGGGCTTGGTTCTGAGGAATTTTGTGAAAAGCTGCTTTTTGAGGGTGGGGTTGCGGTTGTTCCAGGGAATGCTTTCGGAGATTGCGGCGAAGGGTTTATACGTATTTCATACGCATACAGTATGGAGGAGCTAAAGATTTGCATTCAAAAAATAGAGGGCTTTTTAGTTAAAAAATAA
- a CDS encoding NAD-dependent protein deacylase, with translation MEDNIALLKKWIQESDNIVFFGGAGVSTESGLPDFRSENGIFSAMSEYGYRPETILSHSFFERNPEVFFRYYKKTLLYPDAKPNDCHKALAKLEADGKLRAVITQNIDDLHQKAGSKKVFELHGTLYRNYCVKCGQEFPLEYVTKEEGVTRCNLCGGVVRPDVVLYEESLNEETIEKSVSFIANADVLIIGGTSLNVYPAAGLIRYYDGKKMVLINKSETPYDDKASLIITKSIGEVFREIVEF, from the coding sequence TTGGAGGATAATATAGCTTTACTAAAAAAATGGATTCAGGAAAGTGACAACATTGTTTTTTTTGGCGGTGCAGGTGTTTCCACAGAAAGTGGTTTGCCTGATTTTCGTAGTGAAAACGGCATTTTTTCTGCCATGAGCGAGTATGGATATAGACCGGAAACTATTTTGAGCCACTCTTTCTTTGAGCGCAACCCAGAGGTCTTTTTTCGATATTACAAAAAGACTCTTCTATACCCCGATGCAAAACCAAATGATTGCCATAAGGCCTTAGCAAAACTTGAAGCAGATGGAAAACTAAGGGCTGTGATTACACAAAATATTGATGATTTGCACCAAAAGGCTGGGAGCAAAAAAGTTTTCGAGCTTCATGGAACTCTTTATCGTAATTATTGTGTAAAGTGTGGGCAAGAATTTCCTCTGGAATATGTAACAAAAGAAGAAGGTGTTACTAGATGCAATCTTTGTGGTGGTGTGGTGCGTCCTGATGTGGTGCTTTACGAGGAAAGCCTAAATGAAGAAACAATTGAAAAATCTGTCTCCTTTATTGCCAATGCAGATGTTTTAATTATTGGTGGTACAAGTTTAAATGTGTATCCTGCGGCAGGACTGATTCGCTATTATGATGGAAAGAAAATGGTTCTAATCAATAAGAGTGAGACGCCCTACGATGACAAAGCATCCCTTATTATTACGAAAAGTATTGGAGAGGTATTTCGAGAAATCGTTGAATTCTAA
- a CDS encoding VanW family protein: protein MEQKSGGRRFRSRPKKARAGIFIGLVAVCICIAGGYFVYANNQNQKLRGILSQSGIYPGITIEGVDVSGLSKEAATDLLTGTHGKDASTQTLVLFYENEEWNYTFQEIGAKFQVEKAVEEAYQLGRSGTEKENMKVVASLIKEGKDIPLEFSYDEIKMQDILIEVAAAFDQEAKNSSLSRSNGRFTITKEVQGRKMDVGATMLNVDGVMQTMKNGRAAIVANTTEPDITYEENQYVTDLIGSFSTKYTAYDKNRNTNLVVGCKYINGTIIAPDEVFSASAGLGEQTYARGYRDAGVYVNGKVEAGMGGGVCQITSTLYNAAIYAELDIVERSPHSMTVGYVPLGRDAAIAGNYKDLKIKNDTGYPIYLEAYASNGVLQINLYGHEIHEAGRKVEFETVYEATIEKPQEIVKEDPEKPEGEREVTSKGRTGAKVSVFKKVFQNGKQVSRERFSSSSYRAAADEVTIGTKKAVTASQPVTKPISQGNDSQTNNQTDVQTDFQTGYPGDNSFGIQ, encoded by the coding sequence ATGGAACAAAAAAGTGGAGGTAGACGATTTAGGAGCCGACCCAAGAAAGCAAGGGCGGGTATTTTCATTGGCCTTGTTGCAGTGTGCATTTGTATAGCTGGGGGCTATTTTGTCTATGCAAATAATCAAAATCAAAAATTAAGAGGAATTTTATCACAAAGTGGGATTTATCCTGGGATTACCATTGAAGGGGTTGATGTTAGTGGGCTAAGCAAGGAAGCCGCTACGGATTTGTTGACGGGTACCCATGGGAAAGATGCTTCAACACAGACATTGGTATTATTTTATGAAAATGAGGAATGGAATTATACTTTTCAAGAAATTGGTGCGAAATTTCAAGTAGAGAAGGCTGTTGAAGAAGCATATCAGCTAGGTAGATCGGGAACGGAAAAAGAAAATATGAAGGTGGTTGCCTCTTTAATAAAAGAAGGTAAGGATATCCCTCTGGAATTTTCTTATGACGAGATAAAAATGCAGGATATTCTCATTGAGGTTGCTGCTGCCTTTGATCAAGAGGCAAAAAACAGCTCCTTAAGTCGTAGCAATGGACGATTTACCATAACCAAAGAGGTGCAAGGACGAAAAATGGATGTGGGCGCCACCATGCTGAATGTAGATGGTGTTATGCAAACCATGAAAAATGGGAGGGCTGCAATTGTGGCAAATACCACAGAGCCTGATATTACCTATGAGGAGAATCAGTATGTCACAGATTTAATTGGTTCATTCTCTACAAAGTATACCGCTTATGATAAAAACAGAAACACCAATTTGGTGGTTGGTTGTAAATATATCAACGGAACAATCATTGCTCCCGATGAAGTTTTTTCAGCTTCGGCAGGATTGGGCGAGCAGACCTATGCCCGTGGATATCGTGACGCAGGGGTATATGTAAACGGAAAGGTAGAGGCCGGAATGGGTGGTGGCGTTTGCCAGATAACGTCTACACTTTACAATGCTGCCATTTATGCAGAATTGGACATTGTGGAAAGATCGCCTCATTCAATGACTGTGGGATATGTTCCTTTGGGTAGAGATGCCGCTATAGCAGGAAACTATAAAGATTTAAAGATTAAGAATGATACAGGATACCCTATTTATTTGGAGGCATATGCTTCAAATGGTGTTTTGCAAATAAACCTTTACGGACATGAGATTCATGAAGCGGGTAGAAAAGTTGAATTTGAAACGGTTTATGAGGCTACTATTGAAAAGCCACAGGAAATTGTGAAGGAAGACCCTGAAAAGCCGGAGGGTGAAAGGGAGGTTACAAGCAAAGGCAGAACAGGCGCTAAGGTTTCTGTGTTCAAAAAAGTTTTTCAAAACGGAAAACAGGTAAGCAGAGAACGTTTTAGCAGCTCATCTTATCGTGCCGCAGCCGATGAAGTAACAATAGGTACAAAAAAGGCAGTGACGGCAAGTCAGCCTGTAACCAAGCCAATTTCTCAGGGGAATGACAGCCAAACCAATAATCAGACTGATGTTCAAACTGATTTCCAAACCGGTTACCCAGGGGATAATTCTTTTGGAATACAATAA
- the feoB gene encoding ferrous iron transport protein B has protein sequence MSIKIALAGNPNSGKTTLFNALTGSNQFVGNWPGVTVEKKEGKLKGHKDVTITDLPGIYSLSPYTLEEVVARNYLMQEKPDAILNIVDGTNIERNLYLTTQLLELGFPMVIAVNMMDVVKKNGDTIHIKQLAEKLGCTVMEISALKGTGIKEAAQAAVQAATQGGSPKYHSFSVQVEEALSTISARLSQGVEEKQKRFHAIKLFERDKKILEGKVSASAFEDIISKIETEFDDDSESIITNERYIYIGEIIKGCYKKHNKGNLSLSDRIDRVVTNRWLALPIFALVMFLVYYVSVTTVGTYATDWANDGVFGEGWELFGLWIPGVPVIVGDFLASINCAEWLQGLILDGIIGGVGAVLGFVPQMLILFIFLAFLEACGYMARIAFIMDRIFRRFGLSGKSFIPMLIGSGCGVPGIMASRTIESDRDRKMTIITTTFIPCGAKLPVIALIAGALFNGAPWVAPSAYFVGIAAIIISGIILKKTKMFAGDPVPFVMELPAYHMPTVSNVLRSMWERGWSFIKKAGTIILLSAICVWFLSNFGYVNGSFGMVDDLSNGFLASIGNTVAWIFSPLGWGNWKAAVAALLGLVAKENVVSTFGVLYGFAEVAEDGAEIWGTLASSFTQVAAYSFLVFNLLCAPCFAAIGAISREMNSAKWTWFAIGYQTIFAYAVSFCVYQIGSVITGDLAFGFGTVMGILVIIGFLYLMIRSNTKAKDSKVSVSVAG, from the coding sequence ATGTCAATAAAAATTGCGCTTGCCGGAAATCCAAACAGTGGTAAGACAACATTATTCAATGCTTTGACCGGTTCCAATCAGTTTGTGGGAAACTGGCCGGGTGTTACCGTGGAGAAGAAGGAAGGTAAGCTGAAGGGGCACAAGGATGTAACCATTACGGATTTACCTGGTATTTATTCCTTATCGCCATATACATTAGAAGAGGTTGTGGCAAGAAATTATTTAATGCAAGAAAAACCCGATGCAATTTTAAATATTGTAGACGGTACCAACATTGAAAGAAATTTATATTTAACAACGCAATTGTTAGAATTGGGTTTCCCTATGGTGATTGCCGTAAATATGATGGATGTGGTTAAGAAAAATGGCGATACCATACATATTAAACAGTTGGCTGAAAAGCTTGGATGTACAGTTATGGAAATCTCCGCCTTAAAAGGAACAGGAATCAAGGAAGCGGCTCAGGCAGCAGTTCAGGCGGCAACCCAAGGAGGTTCTCCTAAATACCATAGTTTCTCGGTTCAGGTAGAAGAGGCCTTATCTACCATTTCTGCTCGGTTATCCCAGGGAGTTGAAGAGAAGCAAAAACGTTTTCATGCGATTAAGTTGTTTGAAAGAGACAAGAAGATTTTAGAGGGGAAAGTTTCCGCCTCTGCTTTTGAAGATATTATTTCTAAGATTGAAACTGAATTTGATGACGATAGCGAAAGCATCATTACAAATGAGAGATATATTTATATCGGTGAAATTATAAAAGGCTGTTATAAGAAGCACAACAAAGGTAATTTGTCATTATCTGATCGTATCGATAGGGTTGTTACAAATCGTTGGCTGGCACTGCCCATTTTTGCTTTAGTCATGTTTTTGGTTTATTATGTTTCTGTAACAACAGTAGGTACTTATGCAACAGACTGGGCCAATGACGGTGTGTTTGGCGAGGGTTGGGAATTGTTTGGCTTATGGATTCCCGGTGTTCCTGTTATAGTTGGTGACTTTTTGGCAAGCATTAACTGTGCCGAGTGGTTACAAGGCTTGATTTTAGATGGTATTATTGGCGGCGTTGGTGCTGTATTGGGATTTGTTCCTCAAATGCTTATTTTGTTTATTTTCTTGGCATTTTTGGAAGCTTGCGGTTATATGGCTCGTATCGCATTTATTATGGATAGAATTTTCCGGCGCTTTGGTTTATCAGGAAAGTCATTTATTCCTATGCTCATCGGCTCCGGCTGTGGTGTTCCTGGTATTATGGCATCCAGAACCATTGAAAGCGATAGAGACCGTAAAATGACCATTATTACAACAACATTCATCCCCTGTGGTGCTAAATTGCCTGTTATCGCTTTAATTGCAGGTGCATTATTTAACGGGGCGCCATGGGTTGCACCGAGTGCATATTTTGTGGGAATTGCCGCAATTATTATTTCAGGTATTATACTTAAAAAGACAAAGATGTTTGCAGGAGATCCCGTTCCCTTTGTTATGGAGCTTCCTGCATACCATATGCCTACCGTTTCCAATGTATTACGCAGTATGTGGGAAAGAGGCTGGTCCTTCATTAAGAAGGCTGGTACTATCATTTTACTTTCTGCTATCTGCGTATGGTTCCTTTCCAACTTTGGTTATGTGAATGGCTCTTTTGGCATGGTAGATGATTTAAGCAATGGATTCCTTGCATCCATTGGTAATACAGTTGCTTGGATTTTCTCACCTTTGGGCTGGGGAAATTGGAAGGCAGCAGTGGCAGCTCTTCTTGGATTGGTTGCAAAGGAAAACGTAGTAAGCACCTTTGGTGTTCTCTATGGATTTGCCGAGGTTGCAGAGGATGGTGCTGAAATTTGGGGTACATTGGCATCAAGCTTTACTCAGGTTGCTGCATACAGCTTCTTGGTGTTCAATTTACTGTGTGCCCCTTGCTTTGCAGCAATTGGTGCAATCAGCAGAGAAATGAATAGTGCAAAATGGACATGGTTTGCAATTGGATATCAGACGATCTTTGCTTATGCTGTTTCTTTCTGCGTATATCAAATTGGTTCAGTGATTACCGGGGATTTGGCATTCGGCTTCGGAACAGTAATGGGGATTTTGGTTATCATTGGTTTCCTGTATTTAATGATTCGCTCAAATACAAAAGCAAAAGATAGTAAGGTTTCTGTTAGCGTTGCAGGCTAA
- a CDS encoding hemolysin family protein, translating to MFIGPLILQIVLIAMNAVFASAEIAVISMNDAKMKRMALNGDKRAERLIYLTDQPARFLATIQVAITLAGLLGSAFAAENFAGELAQFLKNSGVDTSLSFLRSLCVFIITLILAYFNLVFGELVPKRVAMKNAEKLALGMSGMLKLVSKLFAPLVWLLSASTNGMLRLIGIDPEDEEEVISEEEIFMMLDQGSEKGTIDLEESTFIRNVFAFDDIPVEQACTHRVDVVMLEIEDDMETWDKIILENRFTYFPICGEDSDDILGVLDTKSYFRMKERSRELVMEEAVEKPYFVPETMKADVLLRNMRKNRRHFAMVLDEYGGLSGVITLRDLVQLLIGDMLNDAEEEEIKSIGEEEWRIMGSASLEDVSDALNIPLPIDEYETYGGFIFSELGKIPEDGSQFTIVTCGMEIHVKEVLNHRIGETVVRILPVTSEKED from the coding sequence ATGTTTATAGGTCCGTTAATATTACAAATTGTTTTGATTGCAATGAATGCAGTTTTTGCCAGCGCTGAAATAGCAGTTATTTCAATGAATGATGCTAAAATGAAGCGAATGGCATTGAATGGGGATAAAAGAGCGGAAAGACTGATTTATTTAACAGATCAACCTGCCCGTTTTTTGGCAACGATACAGGTAGCAATTACCCTTGCAGGTTTATTAGGTAGTGCGTTTGCAGCCGAAAACTTTGCAGGTGAGCTGGCGCAATTTCTGAAAAACAGCGGTGTAGACACTTCCTTAAGTTTCTTACGCTCTCTTTGCGTGTTTATAATTACTCTCATTTTGGCCTATTTTAACTTGGTTTTCGGCGAGTTGGTACCTAAGCGAGTAGCTATGAAAAATGCGGAAAAGTTGGCTTTGGGAATGAGTGGCATGCTGAAGCTGGTTTCTAAGCTATTTGCACCTTTAGTGTGGCTCCTGTCGGCCTCAACCAATGGGATGTTAAGATTAATTGGGATTGACCCTGAGGATGAAGAAGAAGTCATTTCTGAAGAAGAAATATTTATGATGTTGGATCAAGGCAGTGAAAAAGGTACGATTGATTTAGAGGAAAGTACATTTATACGAAATGTGTTTGCTTTTGATGATATTCCTGTGGAGCAGGCGTGCACCCACCGCGTCGACGTGGTGATGCTTGAAATTGAGGATGATATGGAAACATGGGATAAGATAATTCTGGAAAACAGATTTACCTATTTCCCCATTTGTGGTGAGGACAGTGATGATATTTTAGGTGTCCTTGACACCAAGTCCTATTTCCGCATGAAGGAGAGAAGTCGTGAGTTGGTGATGGAGGAGGCTGTGGAAAAGCCGTATTTTGTGCCGGAAACCATGAAGGCGGATGTGTTGCTTCGGAATATGAGAAAAAACAGAAGGCATTTTGCTATGGTTTTAGATGAATATGGTGGTTTGAGCGGCGTCATCACGCTGCGTGATTTGGTTCAGCTTTTAATCGGAGATATGCTGAATGATGCAGAGGAGGAAGAAATTAAAAGTATTGGTGAAGAAGAGTGGCGTATTATGGGCAGTGCTTCCTTGGAGGATGTGAGTGATGCGCTAAACATTCCCTTGCCAATAGATGAATATGAAACCTATGGTGGGTTTATTTTTAGCGAGCTAGGGAAGATTCCCGAGGATGGAAGCCAGTTTACCATTGTTACCTGTGGTATGGAGATTCATGTTAAGGAAGTTCTGAATCATCGAATTGGTGAAACAGTTGTAAGGATATTGCCTGTAACATCAGAAAAGGAAGATTAA
- a CDS encoding permease prefix domain 1-containing protein: MHVPDWEKYLKEVLSHVKFRYDHNPIYVELSNHMEDRYEDFISDGMDEEQGKRAVLTCMGDADTLGEELNKVHSPVIGWIWLSLRNLLIILILINFFPVFSLITTSFISVFETYKDKEDSPLVYTIDVGYKEKVYDTTYIIDKILYYEDNTMEIRYATWTNPFSDSIKWSLSINPQIYVGETQLPRGGNGWKSGSYYGRGQEFREDVPLDATKIIIPLIYNNNNKEISIDLTERRMMANES, translated from the coding sequence ATGCATGTACCTGATTGGGAAAAATACCTGAAGGAAGTTTTATCCCACGTGAAATTTAGATATGATCATAACCCTATATACGTTGAGTTAAGCAACCATATGGAAGATCGGTATGAGGATTTTATATCAGATGGAATGGACGAGGAGCAAGGGAAAAGGGCAGTCTTAACTTGTATGGGGGATGCGGATACCCTTGGGGAGGAATTGAACAAAGTTCACTCACCTGTGATTGGCTGGATTTGGCTAAGCTTACGGAATCTACTCATTATACTAATACTTATAAATTTTTTTCCTGTGTTTTCTCTTATTACCACCTCTTTCATTTCAGTCTTTGAAACTTATAAGGATAAAGAAGATAGTCCGTTGGTATATACCATTGATGTAGGCTACAAAGAAAAAGTATATGATACCACATATATCATTGATAAAATTTTATATTATGAGGATAATACAATGGAAATTCGCTATGCTACTTGGACGAATCCGTTTTCTGATAGCATAAAGTGGAGTTTATCAATCAATCCACAGATATATGTTGGTGAAACTCAATTACCCAGAGGTGGGAATGGATGGAAAAGCGGAAGCTACTACGGTCGTGGGCAGGAATTTAGAGAAGATGTGCCTTTAGATGCAACAAAAATTATCATTCCTTTGATCTATAATAATAATAATAAGGAAATTTCCATTGATTTAACAGAGAGGCGGATGATGGCGAATGAATCGTAA